A stretch of Carya illinoinensis cultivar Pawnee chromosome 14, C.illinoinensisPawnee_v1, whole genome shotgun sequence DNA encodes these proteins:
- the LOC122294524 gene encoding ras-related protein Rab11C, producing MAHRVDHEYDYLFKIVLIGDSGVGKSNILSRFTRNEFCLESKSTIGVEFATRTLQVEGKTVKAQIWDTAGQERYRAITSAYYRGAVGALLVYDITKRQTFDNVQRWLRELRDHADSNIVIMMVGNKSDLSHLRAVTEDDGRALAEKEGLSFLETSALEATNIEKAFQTILTEIYQIISKKALAAQEAAASTIVPGTTINVSDTSGNANKKACCST from the exons ATGGCGCATAGGGTGGACCACGAGTACGACTACCTTTTCAAGATCGTCTTGATCGGCGACTCCGGGGTCGGTAAGTCCAATATTCTTTCCAGATTCACGCGCAATGAGTTCTGCTTGGAGTCCAAGTCCACCATCGGCGTCGAGTTCGCCACCAGAACTCTCCAG GTGGAGGGAAAAACGGTTAAGGCACAGATATGGGATACGGCAGGTCAGGAGCGATACCGTGCTATCACCAGTGCTTACTATAGAGGAGCTGTCGGGGCACTGCTTGTCTATGACATAACTAAGAGgcaaacttttgacaatgtccAAAGGTGGCTTCGGGAATTGAGGGACCATGCAGATTCTAATATTGTCATCATGATGGTGGGAAATAAGTCCGACTTGAGCCATCTTAGAGCTGTTACAGAGGATGATGGTCGGGCCTTGGCTGAAAAGGAAGGCCTCTCATTTCTCGAGACGTCAGCTTTGGAAGCGACAAACATCGAGAAGGCATTCCAGACCATTTTGACGGAGATCTACCAAATCATAAGCAAAAAAGCATTGGCAGCTCAGGAAGCTGCTGCCAGTACCATTGTTCCTGGAACCACCATCAATGTTTCTGATACATCAGGGAATGCAAACAAGAAAGCTTGCTGCTCTACTTAA
- the LOC122295079 gene encoding metal tolerance protein B, protein MEQEETPILRTNSLVEIEIPVVSEKIDVHSLPQNLPRKHLCAFSRQENSTLESEQRSKSVVKLCGLIIFYILVIIVEIFGGVKANSLAVITDVAHLLSDVAGLSISLLAVWASGWAATSHHSFGYNRLEVLGALLSVQLIWLISGILIYEAIDRILHKNAKVNGMLMFAVAAFGFIINCLMVAWLAHNHDHSHTHHACGHVDHNHDHEKEELCATTEEETHLVSDSPEKSKILNINVQGAYLHVLTDLIQSVGVMIAGAIIWAKPDWLVVDLICTLIFAVLALSTTVSMLRNICGILMERTPIEIDIDKLENGLKCIKGVQDVHDLHVWAITAGKIVLSCHVTAEPLVSSSELICKIRDFCERTYRIHHVTVQIE, encoded by the coding sequence ATGGAGCAAGAGGAAACGCCCATCTTGAGAACAAATTCCCTGGTGGAAATTGAGATTCCAGTAGTTTCTGAAAAAATTGATGTCCACTCTCTGCCACAGAATTTACCTCGCAAACATCTTTGTGCTTTCTCCAGACAAGAAAATAGTACTTTGGAGTCAGAACAACGATCAAAGTCCGTGGTAAAACTATGTGgacttatcattttttatatactagTAATAATAGTAGAGATTTTTGGTGGTGTGAAAGCCAACAGCCTGGCAGTTATCACAGATGTAGCCCACTTGCTCTCTGATGTTGCCGGATTGTCCATTTCTCTTTTAGCTGTATGGGCTTCAGGTTGGGCGGCAACATCTCACCATTCTTTTGGATACAATCGTCTTGAGGTTTTGGGTGCCCTACTATCTGTGCAGCTTATATGGTTGATCTCTGGGATTTTAATTTATGAAGCCATTGACAGAATTCTTCACAAAAACGCAAAGGTGAATGGGATGCTTATGTTTGCGGTTGCAGCATTTGGATTTATCATTAACTGTCTGATGGTTGCATGGCTTGCTCACAATCACGACCACAGCCACACTCATCATGCCTGTGGACACGTGGATCATAATCATGATCATGAAAAGGAGGAACTATGTGCAACAACCGAAGAGGAGACTCACTTGGTGTCAGATTCTCCAGAAAAGTCCaaaatattaaacataaatGTCCAAGGGGCCTACCTGCATGTCTTGACTGATCTGATTCAGTCTGTAGGGGTGATGATTGCTGGAGCCATCATATGGGCAAAGCCAGATTGGTTAGTGGTTGATCTGATCTGTACTCTTATATTTGCAGTTCTTGCTTTAAGTACTACTGTGTCTATGCTTAGAAATATATGCGGCATACTGATGGAGAGGACTCCAATTGAGATTGATATTGATAAGCTAGAAAATGGCCTCAAGTGTATCAAAGGAGTTCAGGATGTTCATGACCTACATGTTTGGGCAATAACTGCGGGGAAAATTGTGTTATCTTGCCATGTAACAGCTGAACCTCTAGTTTCCTCAAGTGAATTGATTTGCAAGATCAGAGATTTCTGTGAAAGAACATACAGAATACATCATGTAACTGTGCAAATTGAATAG